In one Arthrobacter jinronghuae genomic region, the following are encoded:
- a CDS encoding META domain-containing protein, whose protein sequence is MRLLLPVLAGALLLSACGNDAGVSPDPGESGGSPAADVTGTWGDVDNPDAPSLDFSPDGRVSGTDGCNRLMGHWSISGNHVTLRDVATTLMACPPGMDTWLAAGAAADVDGGTLRIYDQAGTEIGVLER, encoded by the coding sequence ATGCGACTGCTGCTCCCGGTGCTGGCGGGAGCGCTGCTGCTGAGCGCCTGCGGGAACGACGCCGGAGTGTCCCCGGATCCCGGGGAAAGCGGCGGGAGTCCGGCAGCGGACGTCACCGGTACGTGGGGCGACGTCGATAATCCGGACGCGCCGTCCCTGGACTTCAGCCCCGACGGGCGGGTCAGCGGCACGGACGGCTGCAACCGGCTGATGGGCCACTGGAGCATTTCCGGCAACCACGTCACGCTCCGGGACGTGGCAACCACCCTGATGGCCTGCCCGCCGGGAATGGACACGTGGCTCGCCGCGGGTGCCGCTGCCGACGTCGACGGCGGCACCCTGCGGATCTATGACCAGGCCGGCACCGAAATCGGCGTCCTGGAACGGTAG
- a CDS encoding magnesium and cobalt transport protein CorA, translating to MTLVDNAVYVNGKRHHDPDSLDETFELTRSSGGMAWIGLYRPDEVELLAVAEEFGLNLLIVEDALAGHQRSKLEQYGDQLFLVLRPARYLDDVERVEFGELHLFVGPNFVVTVRHAESPDLARVRKRLEQEPDLLALGPQAVLYAVLDQVVDEYAPVAAGLENDIDEIEDQLFGGDAEVSRRIYELSREVIQFHRAISPLESVVGELRQNADQYGIPTDLHDNLGDVMDHVLRLIDRVNAYRAILDNALTLSSTLASNRLAETSIEQNEQVKRISSWAAILFAPTLVGTIYGMNFENMPELEWEFGYPLAILAMFGMGFILYVTFKRNKWL from the coding sequence ATGACGTTGGTCGACAATGCGGTGTATGTGAACGGCAAGCGCCACCATGACCCGGATAGCCTGGATGAAACGTTCGAGCTGACCCGCAGCTCCGGCGGCATGGCATGGATCGGCCTGTACCGCCCGGACGAGGTGGAGCTGCTGGCCGTGGCCGAGGAGTTCGGCTTGAACCTGCTCATTGTCGAAGACGCCCTGGCCGGCCACCAGCGCTCCAAGCTGGAACAGTACGGTGACCAGCTGTTCCTGGTGCTCCGGCCCGCCCGCTACCTGGACGACGTCGAACGCGTGGAGTTCGGTGAGCTGCACCTGTTTGTGGGACCCAACTTCGTGGTGACCGTCCGGCACGCCGAATCCCCGGATCTCGCCCGCGTCCGCAAACGGCTGGAACAGGAACCGGACCTGCTGGCGCTTGGACCGCAGGCGGTGCTCTACGCGGTGCTGGACCAGGTGGTGGATGAATACGCTCCCGTCGCTGCCGGGCTGGAAAACGACATCGACGAGATTGAGGACCAGTTGTTCGGCGGCGACGCCGAAGTGTCCCGCCGCATCTACGAACTCTCCCGCGAAGTCATCCAGTTCCACCGTGCCATCAGTCCGCTGGAAAGCGTGGTGGGCGAACTGCGCCAGAATGCGGACCAGTACGGCATCCCCACGGACCTGCATGACAACCTCGGGGACGTGATGGACCATGTGCTGCGCCTGATCGACCGGGTCAACGCCTACCGCGCCATCCTGGACAACGCACTCACCCTCTCCTCCACGCTCGCCTCCAACCGCCTGGCGGAGACCAGCATTGAACAGAACGAACAGGTGAAGCGGATTTCGTCCTGGGCCGCCATCCTCTTTGCCCCCACCCTGGTGGGCACCATTTACGGCATGAACTTTGAAAATATGCCCGAACTCGAATGGGAATTCGGGTATCCGCTGGCCATCCTGGCGATGTTCGGGATGGGCTTCATCCTGTACGTGACCTTCAAACGGAACAAGTGGCTCTGA